The proteins below are encoded in one region of Asticcacaulis excentricus CB 48:
- the prfA gene encoding peptide chain release factor 1: MRLPQAKLDQVVDRFRMIEARMESATDGTEIVKLSKEHAELKPVVDAVTALLKARASGPELEELIALNDPELSPLAQEEFQELKERLPELERGVALLLAPKDKDENASAILEVRAGTGGDEAALFAGDLFRMYSRYAASQGWRVEIDSISEGDAGGYKEIIASVTGDGVFGKLKFESGVHRVQRVPATEAGGRIHTSAATVAVLPEAEDVEIDIQDKDIRIDTYRASGSGGQHVNKTDSAVRITHLPTGIVATSSEKSQHMNRQIAMRNLKARLYDIQRQALDAARSDARKSQVGSGDRSERIRTYNYPQGRVSDHRINLTLYNLSQFMEGEMDQMINALIADDQAARLAMLEEELG, translated from the coding sequence AGGCCAAGCTCGATCAGGTCGTCGATCGTTTCCGCATGATCGAGGCGCGCATGGAAAGCGCTACCGATGGCACAGAGATTGTGAAGCTGTCGAAGGAGCACGCCGAGCTGAAACCCGTGGTCGATGCGGTTACGGCGCTGCTCAAGGCGCGTGCGTCGGGGCCCGAGCTAGAGGAACTGATCGCACTCAATGATCCCGAACTGTCGCCGCTGGCGCAGGAGGAGTTTCAGGAGCTGAAAGAGCGTCTGCCGGAGCTGGAACGCGGGGTGGCGCTGCTGCTGGCCCCTAAGGATAAGGACGAGAACGCCTCGGCCATCCTCGAAGTGCGCGCCGGGACCGGTGGCGATGAGGCGGCGCTGTTCGCCGGTGACCTCTTCCGCATGTATTCGCGGTATGCGGCGTCGCAGGGCTGGCGCGTTGAGATTGACTCCATCAGTGAAGGCGATGCGGGCGGCTATAAGGAAATCATCGCCTCGGTGACGGGCGACGGCGTGTTCGGCAAGCTGAAGTTCGAGTCGGGCGTGCACCGCGTGCAGCGCGTCCCGGCCACGGAAGCGGGAGGCCGTATCCACACCTCGGCGGCCACCGTCGCCGTCCTGCCCGAAGCCGAAGACGTCGAAATCGACATTCAGGACAAAGATATCCGCATTGACACCTACCGCGCGTCGGGCTCCGGTGGTCAGCACGTCAACAAGACCGATTCGGCTGTGCGTATCACCCACCTGCCGACGGGGATCGTGGCGACTTCATCAGAAAAGTCGCAGCACATGAACCGCCAGATCGCCATGCGCAACCTAAAGGCGCGCCTTTACGACATCCAGCGTCAGGCGCTTGATGCTGCGCGCTCCGATGCCCGCAAATCGCAGGTCGGCTCCGGCGACCGCTCGGAACGCATCCGCACCTATAATTATCCTCAGGGCCGGGTGTCCGATCACCGCATCAACCTGACCCTCTATAACCTGTCGCAATTTATGGAAGGCGAGATGGATCAGATGATTAACGCCCTGATCGCCGACGATCAGGCCGCGCGTCTGGCCATGCTTGAAGAGGAACTGGGATAG
- a CDS encoding MOSC domain-containing protein: MHPTNGKIDSLWRHPVKGFTPEPVAETSLTVDGFFPFDRLFALEVGPSGYDRDDPKFLSKMKYAVLARFPAVVRLRTRYDEITERLFIDDCPFDIAQPAGRHALERHIETMLAAHEEYDPVAQPLRFLDIRESAVDHYRFTDSSKGFVSILNLNSVRDLSARMGIDLDPLRLRANIWVEGWSAFEDHAWVGKRLRIGEKGPLLEVLKPILRCVATHVNPQTAQRDAEMVQALWTHYGHRDCGLYCRVVSPGLIRAGDAVDPQVT; this comes from the coding sequence ATGCACCCGACCAATGGTAAAATCGACTCCTTGTGGCGGCATCCAGTTAAGGGCTTTACGCCGGAACCTGTGGCGGAGACCTCCCTGACAGTCGATGGCTTCTTCCCTTTCGATCGCCTGTTTGCGCTGGAGGTCGGGCCATCGGGTTATGACCGCGATGACCCAAAATTCCTCTCCAAGATGAAGTACGCCGTGCTGGCGCGTTTTCCCGCCGTGGTGCGGCTGCGCACCCGCTACGATGAGATCACCGAGCGCTTGTTCATCGATGATTGCCCGTTCGATATAGCGCAACCTGCCGGGCGTCACGCGCTCGAGCGGCATATCGAAACCATGCTCGCGGCGCATGAGGAGTACGACCCGGTGGCGCAGCCGCTGCGGTTTCTAGATATCCGCGAAAGCGCGGTCGATCATTATCGCTTCACCGACTCCTCGAAAGGCTTTGTTTCGATACTCAATCTGAACAGCGTGCGCGACTTGTCCGCGCGTATGGGAATCGACCTCGATCCGTTGCGGTTGCGCGCCAATATCTGGGTCGAAGGGTGGTCAGCGTTTGAAGACCATGCCTGGGTCGGCAAGAGGTTGCGCATCGGCGAAAAGGGGCCGCTTCTGGAGGTGCTGAAACCCATTCTGCGCTGCGTGGCGACGCACGTGAACCCACAGACGGCGCAGCGTGATGCCGAGATGGTGCAGGCGCTGTGGACCCACTATGGTCATCGCGACTGCGGCCTTTATTGCCGCGTCGTGTCGCCGGGGCTGATCCGTGCCGGTGATGCGGTTGACCCGCAGGTGACCTGA
- the gpmA gene encoding 2,3-diphosphoglycerate-dependent phosphoglycerate mutase: protein MPKLILLRHGQSQWNLENRFTGWVDVNLTAEGEAQAVKGGELIKAEGIEIDRAFTSVLTRAIRTCNLALDAAGQSYVPVIKDWHLNERHYGGLTGLDKAETAALHGDEQVKIWRRSYDVPPPELSADSAYDFSKDRRYAGSVLPLTESLKTTLDRVLPFWDGSIVPALKSGDTVLVAAHGNSIRAIIKLLFNLGEAEILEVEVPTSNPLVIDLDAALTPVSARYLDAERANPVPVLQG from the coding sequence ATGCCCAAACTCATTCTCCTCCGTCACGGCCAGAGCCAGTGGAACCTAGAAAACCGCTTTACCGGCTGGGTGGACGTCAATCTGACGGCCGAGGGCGAAGCGCAGGCGGTCAAGGGCGGTGAGCTGATCAAGGCGGAGGGGATTGAGATCGACCGCGCCTTCACCTCGGTGCTGACCCGCGCCATCCGTACCTGCAATCTGGCGCTGGACGCCGCCGGGCAATCCTACGTGCCGGTGATCAAGGACTGGCACCTCAATGAGCGTCATTATGGAGGGCTGACAGGGCTGGATAAGGCCGAAACCGCTGCCCTGCACGGCGATGAGCAGGTAAAGATCTGGCGCCGTTCCTACGACGTGCCGCCGCCCGAACTGTCAGCCGATAGCGCCTATGACTTCTCGAAGGATCGGCGCTACGCCGGTTCGGTCTTGCCGCTGACCGAGAGCCTGAAGACGACGCTGGATCGCGTGCTGCCCTTCTGGGACGGCTCAATCGTGCCGGCGCTGAAGTCCGGGGATACGGTGCTGGTGGCGGCGCACGGTAACTCGATCCGTGCCATTATCAAGCTCCTGTTCAACCTCGGTGAGGCCGAGATACTGGAGGTCGAAGTGCCGACCTCGAACCCGCTGGTCATCGACCTCGATGCGGCGCTGACGCCCGTTTCGGCCAGGTATCTCGATGCTGAGCGTGCCAACCCCGTGCCCGTTTTACAAGGGTAA
- a CDS encoding bifunctional diaminohydroxyphosphoribosylaminopyrimidine deaminase/5-amino-6-(5-phosphoribosylamino)uracil reductase RibD: MSDSRHMARAIAMATAQLGRTVPNPPVGCVIVKDGVVIAEAATGDGGRPHAEEAALAQLDHRAEGATAYVTLEPCGARSHGGLSCSQRLVEAGVSRVVFACHDPSPFASHLGIICMSEAGLKVETGLMADEAAALIADFVNNLPVKS; encoded by the coding sequence ATGAGCGACTCCCGCCATATGGCGCGTGCCATCGCGATGGCGACTGCGCAACTGGGGCGCACCGTGCCCAATCCGCCGGTCGGCTGCGTCATCGTCAAGGACGGTGTTGTTATCGCCGAAGCCGCCACGGGTGACGGAGGGCGGCCGCACGCCGAAGAAGCCGCGCTGGCCCAGCTCGACCACCGCGCCGAAGGGGCGACGGCCTATGTGACGCTGGAGCCCTGTGGCGCGCGCTCTCACGGTGGCCTTTCCTGTTCGCAGCGACTGGTCGAAGCGGGGGTCAGCCGAGTCGTCTTCGCCTGTCACGACCCGTCGCCCTTTGCCTCGCACCTCGGCATTATTTGCATGAGCGAGGCCGGGCTTAAGGTCGAAACCGGGCTGATGGCCGATGAGGCCGCAGCCCTGATTGCCGATTTTGTGAATAATCTGCCGGTTAAGTCCTGA
- a CDS encoding pentapeptide repeat-containing protein encodes MSATTGQSRYTRLTQAQVDAICQKHERLKAMKPGGARAVFAWMDVSGLDFRGRDLRDADFTAAIVVGADLSGALLDQSNLYCVDMQMANLTRASLRRTDLRGACLRGANLADVDLFEADLREGALALPDKAAGLAYVEVSTRVSDAGFTNLRGANLERSKLSGIQAMKADFTDAILKSCKLVRANLKQAIMDNCDLSGADMSGCDVSGASLKDAVMIGTKTESWNASQTNLSGVLTEKAAGTDISRLPYDEMIRDHAEWVDSVGKAGKPSAFDKADLRALKSIKGLNLAALSAKGAVFYGLDMRGIQLQGAHLEGADLRNCDLSGADLRGAQMKGVRMDGANLEGANIGPLKLAGDRIFPADLREARIRGANLQRADLRQARLDGADLSRSDLDKAQMTLESLVNVVCVGLKGKIAA; translated from the coding sequence ATGAGCGCCACCACCGGACAGTCACGCTACACCCGTCTGACTCAGGCGCAGGTGGACGCGATCTGCCAAAAGCACGAGCGTCTCAAGGCCATGAAGCCCGGAGGTGCGCGGGCCGTTTTCGCGTGGATGGACGTGTCGGGGCTGGATTTCCGCGGGCGCGACCTGCGCGACGCCGATTTCACCGCCGCTATCGTGGTGGGCGCGGATTTGTCCGGAGCTCTGCTCGATCAGTCGAACCTCTATTGCGTCGATATGCAGATGGCCAATCTGACCCGCGCCTCCCTGCGCCGCACAGATTTGCGCGGGGCGTGTCTGCGCGGCGCGAATTTGGCCGACGTGGATCTATTTGAGGCCGATCTGCGCGAAGGAGCGCTGGCCCTGCCGGACAAGGCTGCGGGTCTCGCCTATGTCGAAGTCTCTACGCGTGTGTCGGACGCGGGGTTTACCAATCTGCGCGGGGCCAATCTGGAGCGCTCCAAGCTGTCGGGGATTCAGGCCATGAAGGCCGACTTTACCGACGCCATCCTTAAGTCTTGTAAGCTGGTCCGTGCCAACCTCAAGCAGGCGATCATGGACAATTGCGACCTGTCTGGGGCGGACATGTCGGGCTGCGACGTCAGCGGTGCATCGCTGAAAGATGCGGTAATGATCGGCACCAAGACCGAGAGCTGGAACGCCTCACAGACCAATCTGAGCGGCGTGCTGACCGAAAAGGCCGCAGGCACGGATATCAGCCGTCTGCCCTATGACGAGATGATCCGGGACCACGCCGAATGGGTCGATAGTGTCGGCAAGGCGGGCAAGCCGTCGGCCTTTGACAAGGCTGATCTGCGCGCACTCAAATCCATTAAGGGGCTAAATCTAGCAGCGCTGTCGGCCAAGGGGGCGGTGTTTTACGGTCTTGATATGCGCGGCATCCAGTTGCAAGGCGCGCACCTTGAAGGGGCGGACCTGCGCAATTGCGACCTGAGTGGTGCCGACTTGCGTGGCGCGCAGATGAAGGGCGTGCGGATGGACGGAGCCAATTTGGAGGGGGCCAATATTGGCCCGCTGAAGCTTGCCGGTGACCGCATCTTCCCGGCAGACCTTAGAGAGGCGCGCATTCGCGGGGCCAATCTGCAACGTGCTGATCTACGTCAGGCGCGCCTTGATGGCGCCGACCTGTCGCGCTCTGACCTCGATAAGGCGCAGATGACACTCGAAAGCCTCGTCAATGTCGTCTGCGTCGGCCTTAAAGGCAAGATCGCGGCATAG
- a CDS encoding isoaspartyl peptidase/L-asparaginase family protein — protein MIAFALHGGAGAKAGRDYGREITHMKGLAKIARHNLHNGARALDVVTETVRSLEDSGLYVAGKGASPNAAGVFELDASLMSGADRRAGAVAALAGYKNPVVIARAVMEKTPHVLLAGDGARQFAEAQGFETVSDDYFTRAGAFESNYPPGTLAHGTVGCVCLDSYGDLASATSTAGVFGKLPGRVGDTPIIGAGTWADDHAAISCTGQGEYFLRVQAAAQVAFRIGAGQGAFESAGQVLEQIVRMGGEGGLIVITRAGEVHAPFRSAGMKRAYFSDNGDIVSEAF, from the coding sequence ATGATCGCATTCGCCCTGCATGGCGGCGCCGGGGCCAAGGCCGGCCGCGACTATGGCCGCGAAATCACCCATATGAAGGGGCTCGCCAAGATCGCGCGGCACAACCTCCATAACGGCGCCCGCGCGCTGGATGTGGTCACCGAAACCGTGCGCTCGCTTGAAGACTCCGGCCTCTATGTGGCGGGCAAAGGTGCATCACCCAATGCTGCCGGTGTGTTCGAACTGGACGCCAGCCTGATGAGCGGGGCGGACCGTCGCGCCGGAGCGGTCGCCGCACTGGCTGGGTACAAGAACCCCGTTGTTATCGCCCGCGCCGTGATGGAAAAAACGCCGCATGTCCTGCTGGCCGGCGATGGCGCACGACAATTTGCCGAGGCGCAGGGCTTTGAGACGGTGAGCGACGACTATTTCACTCGCGCCGGGGCCTTTGAGTCCAACTATCCGCCCGGGACGCTGGCGCACGGGACGGTCGGTTGCGTGTGTCTCGATTCCTATGGCGATCTGGCCTCAGCGACGTCGACGGCGGGCGTGTTCGGCAAGCTGCCGGGCCGCGTCGGCGACACACCGATCATCGGCGCGGGCACCTGGGCCGACGACCACGCCGCCATCTCCTGCACTGGTCAGGGCGAATACTTCCTGCGTGTTCAAGCCGCTGCACAGGTGGCCTTCCGCATCGGGGCCGGTCAGGGCGCGTTCGAAAGCGCCGGTCAGGTGCTGGAGCAGATCGTCAGGATGGGCGGCGAAGGCGGGCTGATCGTCATCACACGCGCCGGTGAGGTCCACGCGCCCTTTCGCTCAGCGGGCATGAAACGCGCGTATTTCAGCGACAATGGCGATATTGTCTCTGAGGCATTTTAG
- a CDS encoding amino acid ABC transporter ATP-binding/permease protein, which yields MSAFKAYFADLKRRQRSSLIVASVCAAGVSIAATTLLGLSGWFLAGAAIAGAAGGAVMMAFNYLLPSAAIRGLAIARTVMRYFERLSGHTAAFRALAELRPWLYERVSRTPLRVSQGEASARLVQDVGQLENALVAQSHWASALGGLIAALFLITLLSPVASIIAAAGIGTLIGLSRRVVPTPTTGLPELGALKNSMHETLPFLPDIAAYRLSERVMARLTEQEATLLAAREAQARTESLPVGLNLGVLAATLSLIVLTHAHAAMPMLALGLLVTTVAFEATGPLLKAMAQKRLFAEAEARVAELGDVEAVPPAPRTGSVLRFGGQDYDLGPQARLLIRGASGSGKTRLIEALIGLRPMEEVPGLTALPDLRFSLSPQDAPTLNGTIGDNLLMALSPQEIAAETPESLTARVWAALEAAKLKTRVAAMPKGLHQWIGDGGVTLSGGERKRLCLARALLRPAEVLVLDEPTEGLDAVTEAAVTEAVEAHLKRNGQGLILVSHRSGPRRLCNQELVVDAAFQISRHVG from the coding sequence GTGAGCGCATTCAAAGCATATTTTGCGGATCTGAAGCGCCGTCAGCGCTCGTCCCTGATCGTCGCTTCGGTCTGTGCCGCCGGGGTGTCGATCGCAGCAACCACCCTGCTTGGCCTGTCGGGCTGGTTTCTGGCCGGCGCGGCCATAGCCGGGGCCGCGGGTGGCGCGGTGATGATGGCCTTCAACTATCTGCTGCCGTCGGCGGCCATCCGCGGGCTGGCTATTGCACGCACCGTCATGCGCTATTTCGAGCGCCTAAGCGGCCATACGGCGGCCTTTCGTGCTCTGGCAGAGCTGCGCCCGTGGCTGTATGAAAGGGTTAGCCGTACCCCGCTACGCGTCAGCCAAGGCGAGGCCTCGGCGCGGCTGGTGCAGGATGTCGGGCAACTGGAAAATGCATTAGTGGCGCAAAGCCACTGGGCCTCGGCGCTAGGGGGGCTGATTGCCGCCCTGTTCCTGATCACGCTCCTGTCGCCGGTGGCCTCCATCATTGCGGCGGCGGGCATCGGCACGCTTATAGGCCTGTCGCGTCGCGTCGTGCCTACGCCCACCACCGGCCTGCCCGAACTGGGGGCGTTGAAAAACAGCATGCATGAAACCCTGCCCTTCTTGCCCGACATCGCCGCTTATCGGCTGTCAGAGCGGGTTATGGCGCGGTTAACGGAGCAGGAGGCCACCCTGCTTGCGGCCCGCGAGGCCCAGGCGCGGACAGAAAGCCTGCCTGTGGGGTTAAACCTCGGAGTCTTGGCCGCGACGCTGAGCCTGATCGTCCTCACCCATGCGCACGCCGCCATGCCGATGCTGGCGCTTGGCTTGCTGGTGACGACGGTGGCTTTTGAAGCGACCGGCCCGCTCTTGAAAGCTATGGCGCAAAAACGCCTGTTCGCCGAGGCCGAGGCGCGGGTGGCGGAACTGGGCGACGTGGAGGCCGTGCCACCCGCCCCGCGCACGGGGTCAGTTCTGCGCTTTGGCGGCCAGGACTACGACCTCGGTCCGCAAGCACGTCTGCTGATCCGTGGCGCGTCGGGATCGGGCAAGACGCGTCTGATCGAGGCCCTGATCGGTCTGCGCCCGATGGAAGAGGTGCCGGGGCTCACCGCCCTGCCCGACCTGCGGTTCAGCCTGTCGCCGCAGGACGCGCCGACGCTCAATGGCACCATCGGCGATAATCTCCTGATGGCCCTATCGCCGCAGGAGATCGCGGCAGAAACGCCGGAAAGCCTGACGGCGCGGGTGTGGGCCGCGTTGGAGGCCGCGAAACTGAAAACCCGCGTGGCGGCCATGCCCAAGGGCCTGCACCAATGGATCGGCGACGGCGGCGTGACCCTGTCGGGCGGGGAGCGCAAACGCCTCTGCCTCGCCCGTGCCCTGCTGCGTCCAGCCGAGGTGCTGGTGCTGGATGAGCCGACCGAGGGGCTGGACGCCGTTACCGAAGCTGCCGTTACCGAGGCCGTCGAGGCGCATCTTAAGCGCAACGGTCAGGGCCTGATCCTCGTCAGCCATCGTTCGGGCCCTCGGCGGCTGTGTAATCAGGAACTCGTCGTTGACGCTGCCTTCCAAATCTCCCGCCACGTCGGGTAG
- a CDS encoding ABC transporter ATP-binding protein/permease: MSHPRPLTPETLEDAARDALKSRAKAVRQTLKLWADPAKRQVTLVRQLEIGSVICATGFAAGLALILQAVRAGQFPLTGLVLLLLSLCLRGALSYSNQVLSLKSARLIIESLRLSLMRKALSGRGVEASQMERMTALFEHTEALEGYYARFVPARQATALTPLLVTLAIGVASPLAAGIILFTLCPFVTLMALSGMATAAESRRQLEALTRLSGLFADRLRHLPLIRAFDNEATQVEKVRRAARDVSERTLSVLRMAFTGSAILEFFAALSVALIAVYCGFALLGLLPFPVPAVLDFNKNLFGGDAFAPAFFALALAPEVYFPLRRLSAAYHEEQQARAAAEALIALEARLEIPDTVPLTLTSAPALRFDQVSAVFADDPTPVFAPVSFSANSGTIIALRGETGSGKSTLLRLLLGRGGDVAARGLIEIDGQPLTPAHDLSPGLSWMSQHTPILPGTLADNLRLSHPQASDAEVQRVIALTGLDALVAVRGLETALDERGSGLSGGERRRIGLARALLKPAPLLLLDEPTADLDLEAESALVTAIRSAAIGRTVILATHSEALAAIATQEVRL; encoded by the coding sequence ATGTCGCACCCACGTCCCCTTACCCCTGAGACCCTTGAGGATGCTGCCCGCGACGCCCTAAAGAGTCGCGCCAAAGCTGTGCGTCAGACGCTGAAACTATGGGCCGATCCGGCGAAAAGACAAGTCACACTTGTGCGACAGCTTGAGATCGGGTCGGTTATATGCGCCACGGGCTTTGCCGCCGGACTGGCCCTCATCCTACAGGCGGTGCGCGCCGGTCAGTTTCCCTTGACGGGCCTGGTCTTATTGCTCCTCAGCCTGTGCCTCAGGGGTGCTCTTTCCTACTCTAATCAGGTCCTTAGCCTCAAATCAGCCCGCCTGATCATCGAGAGCCTGCGCCTGTCGCTGATGCGCAAGGCCCTGTCCGGGCGCGGCGTCGAGGCCTCGCAGATGGAACGTATGACGGCCCTGTTTGAGCATACTGAAGCGCTCGAAGGCTATTATGCGCGCTTCGTTCCGGCACGGCAGGCGACAGCCCTGACGCCGCTTCTGGTGACGCTGGCTATCGGGGTGGCCTCGCCTCTGGCGGCAGGCATCATCCTCTTCACCCTGTGTCCCTTTGTCACACTGATGGCCCTGTCCGGCATGGCCACCGCTGCGGAATCGCGGCGCCAACTTGAGGCCCTGACGCGGCTGTCGGGCCTGTTCGCTGACCGTCTGCGCCACCTGCCGCTGATCCGCGCTTTTGATAATGAAGCCACACAGGTCGAAAAGGTGCGCCGCGCTGCCCGCGATGTCTCGGAGCGCACCCTCTCGGTCCTGCGCATGGCCTTTACCGGCTCGGCCATACTGGAATTTTTCGCCGCCCTGTCGGTGGCGCTGATCGCCGTCTATTGCGGGTTTGCCCTGCTGGGCTTGCTGCCCTTCCCCGTGCCGGCTGTTCTCGATTTCAATAAGAATTTGTTCGGTGGCGATGCCTTTGCCCCGGCCTTCTTCGCTCTGGCGCTGGCCCCCGAAGTCTATTTCCCGCTTCGCCGCCTGAGCGCCGCCTATCACGAAGAACAGCAGGCGCGCGCCGCCGCCGAAGCCTTGATAGCGCTGGAGGCGCGGCTGGAAATACCGGACACGGTGCCGCTTACGCTCACTTCCGCCCCCGCCCTGCGCTTTGATCAGGTCAGCGCCGTCTTTGCCGATGATCCAACCCCCGTCTTCGCCCCGGTGAGTTTCAGCGCCAACAGCGGGACCATCATCGCGCTGCGCGGCGAAACGGGGTCTGGCAAGTCCACCCTGCTGCGCCTATTGCTGGGGCGCGGCGGCGACGTGGCGGCGCGCGGTCTTATCGAGATTGACGGTCAGCCGCTAACGCCCGCGCACGACCTGTCGCCCGGCCTGTCGTGGATGTCGCAGCACACACCGATCCTGCCCGGCACCCTGGCCGACAATCTGCGCCTGTCGCACCCACAGGCCAGCGACGCCGAGGTACAACGGGTGATCGCCCTGACCGGGCTGGACGCGCTGGTGGCGGTCCGGGGGCTCGAGACGGCGTTGGATGAGCGCGGCTCCGGCCTGTCGGGCGGTGAGCGGCGGCGTATCGGACTTGCGCGCGCCCTGCTCAAGCCCGCGCCGCTTCTCTTGCTCGATGAGCCTACCGCCGATCTCGACCTGGAAGCTGAGTCTGCTCTCGTCACCGCCATTCGCAGCGCCGCCATAGGCCGCACAGTGATCCTGGCCACCCATTCCGAGGCATTGGCTGCCATCGCCACGCAGGAGGTGCGGCTGTGA